One segment of Bradyrhizobium sp. CB2312 DNA contains the following:
- a CDS encoding Tim44 domain-containing protein, with translation MPGIWETHMNFSQRSRSLFKTIAVVLALALPTALAISSADARVGGGMSSGSRGSRTYSAPPSTTTAPGSTSQFNRTYTQPGAGMNSAAPARGGLFGRGGGFLGGLAAGFLGAGLLGMLFGGGLFGGLGGLSSILGLIIQIVLVVFVVRLAMSWWQRRHSPQAAYANADASAGPGPQTNYRSGLGGGLGGGLGGFGFGANNAPLEIKPDDYEAFERLLGEIQTAWSNEDVAKLHTLATPEMVSYFEQDLAQNRARNAVNKVSNVKLLQGDLAEAWREGETEYATVALRFALTDKTLDRNTGAIVAGSEQPGEATEIWTFARRPGGGWELSAIQQTN, from the coding sequence ATGCCGGGGATTTGGGAAACGCACATGAATTTCTCGCAACGCTCCCGCAGTCTCTTCAAGACGATCGCCGTCGTGCTGGCGCTTGCGCTGCCGACCGCGCTCGCCATCTCGTCTGCCGACGCGCGCGTCGGCGGTGGCATGTCGTCGGGGTCGCGCGGCTCGCGGACCTATTCGGCGCCGCCGTCGACCACGACCGCGCCGGGCTCGACCTCGCAGTTCAACCGCACCTACACCCAGCCGGGCGCAGGGATGAATTCGGCCGCGCCGGCGCGTGGCGGCCTGTTCGGCCGCGGCGGCGGCTTCCTCGGCGGCCTTGCGGCCGGCTTCCTCGGCGCAGGCCTGCTCGGCATGCTGTTCGGCGGCGGCCTGTTCGGCGGCCTCGGCGGCCTGTCCTCGATCCTCGGCCTGATCATCCAGATCGTGCTCGTGGTGTTCGTGGTGCGGCTGGCGATGTCGTGGTGGCAGCGCCGTCACAGCCCGCAGGCGGCCTACGCCAATGCTGACGCAAGTGCCGGTCCGGGACCCCAGACGAACTATCGCAGCGGCCTCGGCGGGGGACTGGGAGGTGGTCTCGGCGGCTTCGGCTTCGGCGCCAACAACGCACCGCTCGAGATCAAGCCTGACGACTATGAGGCGTTCGAGCGCCTGCTCGGCGAGATCCAGACCGCCTGGTCGAACGAGGACGTGGCCAAGCTGCACACGCTCGCGACGCCCGAGATGGTCTCCTATTTCGAGCAGGACCTTGCCCAGAACCGCGCGCGCAACGCGGTGAACAAGGTCAGCAACGTGAAGCTGCTCCAGGGCGACCTCGCGGAAGCCTGGCGCGAAGGAGAGACCGAGTACGCCACGGTGGCGCTGCGCTTCGCGCTGACCGACAAGACGCTGGACCGCAACACCGGCGCGATCGTTGCCGGCAGCGAGCAGCCGGGCGAGGCGACCGAAATCTGGACCTTCGCCCGTCGTCCGGGCGGCGGCTGGGAATTGTCAGCGATCCAGCAGACCAACTGA
- a CDS encoding lectin has translation MIRIERSVTISGLALALALLAAQSVHAQSADMTFFVTSSGPGKGADLGGLEGADAQCARLAQAAGAGAKTWRAYLSTQAADGKPAVNARDRIGKGPWQNAKGTVIAKDVADLHGPANNLTKQTALSEKGEVNNGAGDTPNRHDILTGTQPDGTAFAAGDDKTCKNWTSSTQGTAVVGHADRKGLRDDEPSKSWNSSHPSRGPDGGCSQADLKSTGGDGLLYCFAAN, from the coding sequence ATGATCCGTATCGAGAGATCCGTGACGATTTCAGGGCTCGCGCTCGCGCTGGCCTTGCTCGCGGCGCAATCAGTGCACGCGCAGTCAGCTGATATGACATTCTTCGTGACCTCCAGCGGCCCGGGCAAGGGCGCCGATCTTGGCGGCCTGGAAGGAGCCGATGCGCAGTGCGCGAGGCTCGCTCAGGCCGCCGGCGCCGGTGCCAAGACCTGGCGCGCCTATCTCTCGACGCAGGCCGCCGACGGCAAGCCGGCCGTCAACGCCCGTGATCGCATCGGCAAGGGACCGTGGCAGAATGCCAAGGGCACGGTCATCGCCAAGGACGTTGCCGACCTGCATGGTCCGGCCAACAATCTCACCAAGCAGACGGCACTCAGCGAGAAGGGTGAGGTCAACAACGGTGCTGGCGATACGCCGAACCGGCACGACATCCTCACGGGAACGCAACCCGACGGCACGGCGTTTGCGGCCGGCGACGACAAGACCTGCAAGAACTGGACGTCGAGCACGCAAGGCACGGCGGTCGTCGGCCATGCCGATCGTAAGGGCCTGCGCGACGACGAGCCGTCAAAGTCCTGGAACAGCTCTCACCCCTCGCGCGGTCCCGATGGCGGCTGCTCGCAGGCCGATCTGAAGAGCACCGGCGGTGACGGGCTGCTGTATTGCTTCGCGGCGAATTGA
- a CDS encoding glutathione S-transferase, with protein sequence MKYELYYWPEIQGRGEYVRLALEEAGAAYVDVARGPRGTSAMMKMMDADGGTPPFAPPFLKAGKLVIGQTANILLYLGSRHGLAPKTEAGRLWVHQLQLTITDLVVEIHDTHHPLGPSMYYEDQKAPAKKRTVDFWDERVPKYLGYFEQLLAGNGGAYVTGRRLTYVDLSLFQIVAGLRYAFPKRMKTFETDIPGLVGLHDRIAMRPNIKAYLASERRIPFNEQGIFRRYRELDN encoded by the coding sequence ATGAAATACGAGCTCTACTACTGGCCCGAGATCCAGGGCCGCGGCGAATATGTGCGGCTGGCGCTGGAGGAGGCGGGGGCCGCTTACGTCGACGTCGCGCGGGGACCGCGCGGCACAAGTGCGATGATGAAGATGATGGACGCGGATGGCGGGACGCCGCCCTTTGCCCCGCCATTCCTGAAGGCCGGCAAGCTTGTCATCGGCCAGACCGCGAACATCCTGCTCTATCTCGGCAGCCGCCACGGCCTCGCGCCGAAGACAGAAGCAGGCCGGCTCTGGGTGCATCAGCTTCAACTCACGATCACCGATCTCGTGGTCGAGATCCACGACACCCATCATCCGCTCGGGCCGTCGATGTACTACGAGGACCAGAAGGCGCCAGCGAAGAAGCGCACCGTCGACTTCTGGGACGAGCGCGTTCCGAAATATCTCGGCTATTTCGAGCAGCTGCTCGCCGGCAACGGTGGCGCTTACGTTACGGGGCGCCGGCTGACTTATGTCGATCTCTCGCTGTTCCAGATCGTCGCCGGGCTGCGCTACGCGTTTCCGAAGCGCATGAAGACGTTCGAGACGGATATTCCGGGCCTCGTCGGCCTGCACGACCGCATCGCCATGCGGCCGAACATCAAAGCCTATCTCGCAAGCGAACGCCGCATTCCCTTCAACGAGCAGGGCATCTTCCGCCGCTACCGCGAGCTCGACAATTAG
- a CDS encoding isoprenylcysteine carboxylmethyltransferase family protein, whose protein sequence is MIARLLLQNMIFTVAMGALLFACAGTLHWPSAWVFLVTSALIGPLCGWWLYRLDPALLAERLRPVIQKDQPPADKAFVAALIAAMLAWLVVMGLDRRSLWSDMPMALQVLGFVLFVLCMLFTMSVFRENSFAAPVVKLQAERAQRVISTGPYAHVRHPMYSGMVLFFVGLPLLLGSWWGLAMVPLFLSLFAVRIGIEERTLREGLPGYADYTARVRYRLLPGVW, encoded by the coding sequence ATGATCGCCCGACTGCTGTTGCAGAACATGATTTTCACCGTCGCGATGGGTGCGTTGCTGTTCGCTTGCGCCGGGACCTTGCACTGGCCTTCGGCCTGGGTGTTCCTCGTCACCTCCGCCCTGATCGGCCCGCTCTGTGGCTGGTGGCTCTACCGGCTCGATCCGGCGCTGCTGGCGGAGCGCCTTCGTCCGGTCATCCAGAAGGACCAGCCGCCGGCCGACAAGGCCTTCGTCGCCGCCCTTATCGCGGCGATGCTGGCCTGGCTGGTCGTGATGGGGCTCGACCGGCGTTCGCTTTGGTCCGACATGCCGATGGCCTTGCAGGTCCTCGGTTTCGTGCTGTTCGTGCTCTGCATGCTGTTCACGATGTCAGTGTTCCGCGAGAACTCGTTCGCAGCGCCCGTGGTGAAGCTGCAAGCCGAGCGCGCACAGCGGGTGATCTCGACCGGTCCATACGCCCATGTGCGCCATCCCATGTACAGCGGCATGGTCCTGTTCTTCGTGGGCCTTCCGCTGCTGCTTGGCTCGTGGTGGGGACTTGCGATGGTGCCGCTCTTCCTCTCGCTGTTTGCGGTCCGCATCGGCATCGAGGAGCGCACGCTGCGCGAGGGCCTGCCGGGCTATGCCGACTATACGGCACGAGTGCGCTACCGTTTGCTGCCGGGCGTGTGGTGA
- a CDS encoding helix-turn-helix transcriptional regulator, with protein sequence MTDIYDASLDDSRWTTTLGSIVDLAGGQSGGLVRIGAGGEAVISHAVGVEPAYIQSYIETYEPFDPSRGVLHAPVGQIQTIRDWIDVDEFRTTTFYNEWTRPQGLEDAANILLDKSADGISRLSIMKAGGAVDRRMYQVISHLTPHMQRAMLVRQKLEQQNTLGTASARTLDALRTAVLLFDANGNITHSNESARELLDGADVLRSVRGRLVTSDLNADRVVRQALAGTAVGDGATTSASISLHLTARDGSHYVGHLLPLTAGRRQTFGASYEACAVLFVSKAAIDTIVAPDLIRKLFKLTPTELRVFLAIVEIGGVPDVARSMGIAETTIKTHLTRIFTKTGTKRQADLVRLIAAFTPPIKI encoded by the coding sequence GTGACGGACATCTACGATGCCTCGCTCGACGATTCCCGGTGGACGACCACGCTTGGCAGCATCGTCGATCTGGCGGGCGGCCAGAGCGGCGGCTTGGTCCGGATCGGAGCCGGCGGCGAGGCCGTGATCTCGCACGCCGTCGGTGTCGAGCCCGCCTATATTCAGTCCTACATCGAAACCTACGAACCATTCGATCCGTCGCGCGGCGTGCTCCACGCGCCGGTTGGCCAGATCCAGACGATCCGGGACTGGATCGATGTCGACGAATTCCGGACGACAACGTTCTACAACGAATGGACCCGGCCGCAGGGTCTCGAGGACGCCGCCAATATCCTGCTCGACAAGTCCGCCGACGGGATATCCCGCCTCTCGATCATGAAGGCCGGAGGTGCCGTCGATCGCAGGATGTATCAGGTGATCTCCCACCTGACTCCGCACATGCAGCGCGCCATGCTCGTGAGGCAGAAACTGGAGCAGCAGAACACATTGGGGACAGCGTCGGCCCGGACGCTCGACGCCCTGCGAACCGCCGTCCTGCTGTTCGATGCCAACGGAAATATCACCCACTCCAATGAAAGCGCGCGGGAGCTTCTCGATGGCGCCGACGTGCTTCGCTCTGTTCGCGGCCGGCTCGTGACCTCAGACCTGAATGCCGATCGTGTGGTGCGGCAAGCGCTGGCGGGGACCGCTGTCGGCGACGGGGCGACGACGAGCGCGAGCATCTCGCTGCATCTGACGGCCCGCGACGGCTCGCATTATGTCGGGCATCTCTTGCCGCTCACCGCCGGGCGCCGGCAAACGTTCGGGGCCAGCTATGAGGCCTGCGCCGTCCTGTTCGTCAGTAAGGCAGCGATCGATACGATCGTCGCGCCCGACCTCATCCGCAAGCTGTTCAAGCTGACGCCGACCGAACTGCGTGTCTTCCTCGCCATCGTCGAAATCGGTGGGGTTCCTGACGTGGCCAGAAGCATGGGCATCGCCGAAACGACCATCAAGACCCATCTCACCCGGATCTTCACCAAGACCGGCACCAAACGGCAGGCGGATCTGGTTCGGCTCATCGCGGCCTTTACACCGCCCATCAAGATCTGA
- a CDS encoding fumarate hydratase, which translates to MNAPTAFPDQSKPVPPYKHTPLFPLGKDETPYKKISSEGVRVEKVLGKDMLVVSREALRALSEAAFGDINHYLRPGHLKQLRSILEDSEASPNDKFVALDFLKNANIAAGGVLPMCQDTGTAIIMGKKGCNVITDGDDEAALSEGARDAYLRRNLRYSQVAPLSMYEEKNTANNMPAQCEIYAEGDDAYKFMFMAKGGGSANKSFLFQATPSVLTKDRLLAFLKEKILTLGTAACPPYHLAIVIGGTSAELCMKTVKLASARYLDALPTHGSPDGNAFRDVEMEKEIHKMTQSLGVGAQFGGKYFCHDVRVIRMPRHGASLPIGLGVSCSADRQVLGKITKDGIYLEELEHNPAQYLPQVEQSLGGEVVKIDLNQPMKDILATFSKYPIKTRVSMTGTMIVARDSAHAKLRERLEKGEPLPDYFKNHPVYYAGPAKTPEGYASGAFGPTTAGRMDSFVDQFQAAGGSMVMVAKGNRAPAVREACKKYGGFYLGSIGGAAANLAEHCIKKVEVLEYPELGMEAIWRIEVVDFPAFIIIDDKGNDFFKELNLG; encoded by the coding sequence ATGAACGCTCCCACCGCCTTCCCCGACCAGTCAAAGCCCGTCCCGCCCTACAAGCACACGCCGCTGTTTCCGCTCGGCAAGGACGAGACGCCCTACAAGAAGATTTCGTCCGAGGGCGTCAGGGTCGAGAAGGTTCTGGGGAAGGACATGCTGGTGGTGTCGCGCGAGGCGCTGCGGGCGCTGTCGGAGGCGGCTTTTGGCGACATCAATCATTATCTGCGGCCGGGACACCTGAAGCAGCTCCGCTCGATCCTCGAAGACAGCGAGGCGAGTCCGAACGACAAGTTCGTCGCGCTGGACTTTTTGAAGAACGCCAACATCGCGGCCGGCGGCGTGCTGCCGATGTGCCAGGACACGGGCACCGCGATCATCATGGGCAAGAAAGGCTGCAACGTCATCACCGACGGTGACGACGAGGCGGCGCTGTCGGAAGGCGCGCGCGATGCGTACTTGCGCCGCAACCTGCGCTACTCGCAGGTGGCTCCGCTCTCGATGTACGAGGAGAAGAACACCGCCAACAACATGCCGGCGCAGTGCGAGATCTACGCCGAGGGCGACGACGCCTACAAGTTCATGTTCATGGCGAAGGGCGGCGGCTCCGCCAACAAGAGTTTTCTGTTCCAGGCGACGCCTTCCGTCCTGACCAAGGACCGGCTGCTCGCTTTCCTGAAGGAGAAGATTCTCACACTCGGTACCGCCGCGTGCCCGCCTTACCACCTCGCCATCGTGATCGGCGGCACCTCGGCCGAGCTCTGCATGAAGACGGTGAAGCTCGCCTCCGCCCGTTATCTCGACGCGCTGCCGACCCACGGCTCGCCTGACGGCAACGCTTTCCGCGACGTCGAGATGGAGAAGGAAATCCACAAGATGACGCAGTCGCTCGGCGTCGGCGCGCAGTTCGGCGGAAAATATTTCTGCCACGACGTGCGCGTGATCCGCATGCCGCGTCATGGCGCATCGCTGCCGATCGGGCTTGGCGTGTCCTGCTCGGCCGATCGCCAGGTGCTGGGCAAGATCACCAAGGACGGCATCTATCTCGAGGAGCTCGAGCACAACCCGGCGCAGTATCTGCCGCAGGTCGAGCAGTCGCTCGGCGGCGAGGTCGTCAAGATCGACCTCAACCAGCCGATGAAGGACATTTTGGCGACGTTCTCGAAATATCCGATCAAGACCCGCGTCTCGATGACCGGCACCATGATCGTCGCGCGCGACTCTGCGCATGCCAAGTTGCGCGAGCGGCTGGAGAAGGGCGAGCCGCTGCCTGACTATTTCAAGAACCATCCGGTCTATTACGCCGGTCCCGCCAAGACGCCCGAGGGCTACGCCTCCGGCGCGTTCGGTCCGACCACTGCGGGCCGCATGGATTCTTTCGTCGACCAGTTCCAGGCCGCCGGCGGCTCGATGGTGATGGTCGCCAAGGGCAACCGGGCCCCGGCCGTGCGCGAGGCCTGCAAGAAGTATGGCGGCTTCTATCTCGGCTCGATCGGGGGTGCCGCGGCGAACCTCGCCGAGCACTGCATCAAGAAGGTCGAGGTGCTCGAATATCCCGAGCTCGGCATGGAAGCGATCTGGCGCATCGAAGTCGTCGACTTCCCGGCGTTCATCATCATCGATGACAAGGGGAATGACTTCTTCAAGGAGTTGAATCTGGGCTGA
- a CDS encoding SH3 domain-containing protein, which translates to MRALCLIAATILCVATLAARADDTEPAWRASALAMVPAGYVAGLAYRTEGATGYLAVYPATSNDPKTPASVFAARQVLVVTLTADATRAISAALKPRTEPAPDNDDADFAKLHADLAAKRASLPEGTEPCDLGAWSIDKDPSGLNVRAEPSVKARMLGTLPPPYRLKLGGAENTPDGGWLTEFRIVGFRDGWFLIEGARPPGKDYEDETRYPRSAPKPYAGRGWVASNKVGANYANGYTRAGGLFQAPFVDAKWMPAQHELGGPIDGDGGPKRLMACSGAWGLVESYDGVRGWWRALCSNQVTNCS; encoded by the coding sequence ATGCGTGCGCTCTGTCTCATCGCGGCAACGATCCTGTGTGTCGCGACACTTGCGGCGCGCGCGGATGACACCGAACCAGCGTGGCGCGCAAGCGCGCTCGCCATGGTGCCGGCAGGTTATGTCGCGGGCCTCGCCTACCGCACCGAAGGCGCGACCGGCTATCTCGCGGTCTATCCGGCGACATCAAACGATCCGAAGACACCGGCAAGCGTGTTCGCCGCACGCCAGGTCCTCGTCGTCACGTTGACGGCGGATGCGACACGCGCGATCTCGGCCGCGTTGAAGCCGCGCACCGAGCCGGCTCCTGACAACGACGACGCCGACTTCGCAAAACTGCACGCCGATCTCGCCGCAAAACGCGCCAGCCTGCCCGAAGGTACCGAGCCGTGCGATCTCGGCGCCTGGTCCATCGACAAGGACCCGAGCGGTCTCAACGTGCGGGCTGAACCTTCAGTGAAAGCGCGCATGCTCGGCACGCTGCCGCCGCCCTATCGGCTCAAGCTCGGCGGCGCCGAGAACACGCCCGACGGCGGCTGGCTCACCGAATTCCGCATCGTCGGCTTCAGGGACGGCTGGTTCCTGATCGAAGGCGCGAGGCCCCCGGGCAAGGACTACGAGGACGAGACGCGATATCCGCGCAGCGCGCCAAAACCCTATGCGGGCCGCGGCTGGGTCGCGTCGAACAAGGTCGGCGCGAATTACGCCAATGGCTACACGCGCGCGGGCGGGCTGTTTCAGGCACCTTTCGTCGACGCCAAATGGATGCCAGCTCAGCACGAGCTTGGCGGCCCGATTGACGGCGACGGCGGACCGAAGCGGCTCATGGCGTGCAGCGGCGCCTGGGGCCTCGTCGAGAGCTACGACGGCGTCCGCGGCTGGTGGCGCGCGCTGTGCTCCAACCAGGTCACGAATTGCAGCTAG
- a CDS encoding septation protein IspZ has translation MKDVFARLASDFLSAIVFLVIYLITDNVILATSVAIAGAVAQVIYARIKGQQLNYMTYASLALVVVLGTVTLLTNDPRFMLAKPSIAHFAIGAIMLKRGWMLRYMPPIVVETVPEYVTAAGYAWAALMFAIGAGMIFVASTGDLKLWAFYITVVAGGAKILAFAVQYVVLRLIVTSRRRAAARA, from the coding sequence ATGAAGGACGTATTCGCCCGCCTCGCCTCCGACTTCCTCTCCGCGATCGTCTTCCTGGTCATCTACCTCATCACCGACAATGTCATCCTGGCGACGTCGGTGGCGATCGCCGGCGCGGTCGCGCAGGTGATCTACGCCCGGATCAAGGGGCAGCAGCTGAACTACATGACCTATGCGAGCCTCGCTCTCGTCGTCGTGCTGGGCACGGTCACGCTTTTGACCAACGATCCCCGCTTCATGCTGGCAAAGCCCTCGATCGCGCATTTCGCGATCGGCGCCATCATGCTCAAACGCGGCTGGATGCTGCGCTACATGCCGCCGATCGTGGTCGAGACCGTTCCGGAATATGTGACGGCCGCGGGCTATGCCTGGGCGGCGCTGATGTTCGCGATCGGCGCCGGCATGATCTTCGTAGCTTCGACCGGCGATCTGAAGCTGTGGGCGTTCTACATCACGGTGGTCGCGGGCGGCGCCAAGATCCTGGCCTTTGCCGTGCAGTATGTGGTTCTCAGGCTCATCGTCACCAGCCGCCGCCGTGCGGCCGCCCGCGCCTAA
- a CDS encoding carotenoid oxygenase family protein, with protein MQQDAIAERRHNLGPIPFEADAPSLKIVGELPRELNGTLYRNGPNPQFDSPGAHWFVGDGMLHAFHLENGRASYRNRWVRTPKWLAEHDAGRALFGGFGRKLPDAPANLIDGGVANTNIIFHAGKLLALEEAHLPTEIEPGTLATRGYHNYQGRVAGSFTAHPKVDPVTGELVFFGYNAAGPLTPALSYGSIDASGKATRFERFEAPYASMVHDFIVTANHVLFPILPITGSMERAMSGRPPYAWEPDKGAYVGVMKRSGTAKDIVWFRAEACYVFHVMNAWEEENRIIADVMQFEEAPLFPHPDGRPTDPEKSRARHCRWTFDLSGNTDRFRQTYLDDLTGEFPRIDDRHAGLKSRHGWYACANPKLPMFGALSGIVHVDGHGRRLGHYLLPTGDTISEPVFVERSKDAPEGDGWLLAVVWRARENRSDLAVFNATDIEVGPVALVQLGHRVPDGFHGNWVGAA; from the coding sequence GTGCAGCAGGACGCTATCGCCGAGCGCCGCCACAACCTCGGCCCGATTCCATTCGAGGCCGACGCGCCCTCCCTCAAGATCGTCGGCGAATTGCCGCGCGAGCTGAACGGCACGCTTTATCGCAACGGGCCCAATCCGCAGTTCGATTCTCCCGGCGCGCACTGGTTCGTCGGCGACGGCATGCTGCACGCTTTCCACCTCGAGAACGGCCGCGCCAGCTATCGCAACCGCTGGGTCCGCACGCCGAAATGGCTCGCCGAGCACGACGCCGGCCGCGCGCTGTTCGGCGGCTTCGGCCGCAAGCTGCCGGATGCGCCCGCAAACCTCATCGACGGCGGCGTCGCCAACACCAACATCATCTTCCATGCCGGCAAGCTGCTTGCGCTGGAAGAAGCGCATCTGCCGACCGAGATCGAGCCGGGCACGCTGGCAACGCGTGGCTATCACAACTACCAGGGCCGCGTCGCCGGCAGCTTCACCGCGCATCCGAAGGTCGATCCCGTCACCGGCGAGCTCGTGTTCTTCGGCTACAACGCCGCGGGACCGCTGACGCCTGCCCTCTCCTATGGATCGATCGATGCCTCCGGCAAGGCAACGCGCTTCGAACGGTTCGAGGCGCCGTATGCCAGCATGGTGCACGACTTCATCGTCACCGCGAATCATGTGCTGTTTCCGATCCTGCCCATCACCGGCAGCATGGAGCGCGCGATGAGCGGACGGCCGCCTTATGCGTGGGAGCCGGACAAGGGCGCCTATGTCGGCGTGATGAAGCGCAGCGGCACCGCCAAGGACATCGTCTGGTTCCGGGCTGAAGCCTGCTACGTCTTCCACGTGATGAACGCGTGGGAAGAGGAGAACCGCATCATCGCCGACGTCATGCAGTTCGAGGAGGCGCCGTTGTTTCCGCATCCCGACGGCCGGCCGACCGATCCCGAGAAATCGCGCGCCCGCCATTGCCGCTGGACGTTCGATCTCTCAGGGAATACCGACCGCTTCCGGCAGACTTATCTCGACGATCTCACCGGCGAATTCCCGCGCATCGACGATCGCCACGCCGGGCTGAAGAGCCGTCACGGCTGGTACGCCTGCGCCAATCCAAAACTGCCGATGTTCGGCGCGCTGTCGGGCATCGTCCATGTCGACGGGCACGGCCGGCGGCTCGGCCACTATCTGCTGCCCACTGGCGATACCATCTCCGAGCCGGTGTTCGTCGAACGCTCGAAAGATGCACCCGAGGGCGACGGCTGGCTGCTCGCCGTGGTCTGGCGGGCGCGGGAGAACCGCAGCGACCTCGCTGTGTTCAACGCGACCGATATCGAGGTGGGGCCCGTCGCGCTGGTGCAGCTCGGCCACCGCGTGCCCGATGGCTTTCACGGCAACTGGGTGGGAGCGGCGTAG
- a CDS encoding WHG domain-containing protein, whose product MAKSDTKSDTKGETARHPRAPRRTTSTAASRPARRPASAKTETPYHHGALREALLEAAERVLERDGLAGLTLRAVAREAGVSHAAPTHHFGDLTGLVSELAAVGFRQFNAAMSSSCNAAATPLERALARPKAYVAYAQAHPGMYGIMFRTERLDYSRPSLHEAAEASFAGLANAIGAMRQEQISGDALTLNQGAAIARAWSVVHGFTMLLLDGRLEDILQRLPEGTTAERLLEAMLTAPIQGKPPGP is encoded by the coding sequence ATGGCCAAGAGCGACACCAAGAGCGACACCAAGGGCGAGACCGCGCGTCACCCACGTGCCCCCAGAAGAACAACGTCGACCGCGGCGTCGCGCCCTGCGCGCCGCCCAGCGAGTGCGAAAACCGAGACGCCGTATCATCACGGCGCCCTGCGCGAGGCGCTGCTCGAGGCCGCCGAACGGGTGCTGGAGCGCGACGGGCTTGCCGGCCTGACATTGCGCGCGGTGGCGCGCGAGGCGGGCGTCTCGCATGCCGCGCCGACGCATCATTTCGGCGATCTCACCGGTCTCGTCAGCGAGCTCGCCGCCGTCGGCTTCCGCCAGTTCAACGCGGCGATGTCCTCGTCGTGCAACGCCGCCGCCACGCCGCTCGAGCGCGCGCTGGCGCGGCCGAAAGCCTACGTGGCCTATGCACAGGCGCATCCCGGCATGTACGGCATCATGTTCCGCACCGAGCGGCTCGATTATTCCAGACCGTCGCTGCACGAGGCGGCCGAGGCTTCGTTTGCCGGACTCGCCAATGCCATCGGCGCGATGCGGCAGGAGCAGATCAGCGGCGATGCACTGACGCTGAACCAGGGCGCCGCGATCGCGCGCGCCTGGTCGGTGGTGCACGGTTTCACCATGCTGCTGCTCGACGGCCGGCTCGAAGATATTTTGCAGCGGCTGCCCGAGGGGACGACGGCCGAGCGGCTGCTCGAAGCTATGCTGACTGCGCCCATCCAGGGCAAGCCGCCTGGTCCCTGA
- a CDS encoding DUF6321 domain-containing protein, whose protein sequence is MARSPRAPWKRTNPRKRAGKTSKHLTPAQKSAAKARARRAGRRYPNLVDNMRMAAKKTSKSSKAKTSAKKKSTKKSRKRTTKEAAKSSPKRKPPAREKDPRGGLTAAGRKAFARKQGAHLRPGVTKKESEMTPQEMRRKGSWAVRFYGRAKLPPLVDAKGEPTRHALSAHAWGEPVPKTVAAARRIAAKGERLLARYRRARAKG, encoded by the coding sequence ATGGCAAGATCACCGCGCGCTCCCTGGAAACGCACCAATCCGCGCAAGCGCGCGGGCAAGACATCCAAGCATCTCACGCCCGCGCAGAAATCGGCGGCGAAGGCGCGCGCCCGCCGCGCCGGCCGCCGCTATCCCAACCTCGTGGACAACATGCGCATGGCTGCGAAGAAGACTTCCAAATCCTCGAAGGCGAAGACGTCAGCAAAGAAAAAATCAACGAAGAAGAGCCGCAAGCGCACCACGAAAGAGGCGGCAAAGTCCTCGCCCAAGCGCAAGCCGCCGGCACGGGAAAAGGATCCGCGCGGCGGCCTGACCGCGGCCGGCCGCAAGGCGTTTGCGCGCAAGCAGGGCGCTCACTTGCGGCCGGGCGTCACCAAGAAAGAATCCGAGATGACACCGCAGGAGATGCGGCGGAAGGGCAGCTGGGCGGTGCGGTTCTATGGCCGCGCGAAACTGCCGCCGCTGGTCGATGCCAAGGGCGAGCCGACCCGTCACGCGCTCTCGGCGCATGCCTGGGGCGAGCCCGTGCCGAAGACGGTGGCGGCGGCACGGCGCATCGCGGCAAAGGGCGAGCGCCTGCTGGCGCGCTATCGCCGCGCCAGGGCCAAGGGCTAG
- a CDS encoding SET domain-containing protein, translating into MPATSSNKSYRVGRSKTGLGLFATKPIKKGTRIIRYFGPILDSRIPEQDDIENKYLFELNGRWTIDGSVRKNLARYINHSCRPNAESDVRPRERKVFIRAIKNIEPGDEINYDYGTDYFKAYLKPIGCKCTSCENKRKKLRAEARAERAKVKARTEAKAKKAPAKGVKKKKLNGHAFGKARAQA; encoded by the coding sequence ATGCCAGCCACATCGTCGAACAAATCCTATCGCGTCGGCCGCTCCAAGACCGGACTCGGCCTCTTCGCCACCAAACCGATCAAGAAGGGAACCCGGATCATCCGTTATTTCGGACCGATCCTGGACTCGCGGATTCCCGAGCAGGACGACATCGAGAACAAATATCTGTTCGAGCTCAACGGCCGCTGGACCATCGACGGCTCGGTGCGCAAGAATCTGGCGCGCTACATCAATCATTCCTGCCGGCCCAACGCCGAGTCCGACGTCCGGCCGCGCGAGCGCAAGGTGTTCATCCGTGCCATCAAGAACATCGAGCCCGGCGACGAGATCAACTACGATTACGGCACCGACTATTTCAAGGCCTATCTGAAGCCGATCGGCTGCAAATGCACCTCCTGCGAGAACAAGCGCAAGAAGCTGCGCGCCGAGGCGCGGGCCGAACGCGCCAAGGTGAAGGCGCGCACGGAAGCCAAGGCCAAGAAGGCGCCCGCCAAGGGCGTCAAAAAGAAGAAGCTGAACGGTCACGCGTTCGGCAAGGCCCGCGCGCAGGCGTAG